In Erigeron canadensis isolate Cc75 chromosome 7, C_canadensis_v1, whole genome shotgun sequence, one DNA window encodes the following:
- the LOC122607396 gene encoding zinc finger protein CONSTANS-LIKE 13 → MQDSPPPENTNHRGRSCDFCNNSPAILYCRADTAKLCLSCDREVHSTNPLFTKHTRSLLCDGCDSSPASIFCTTDAVVHCQNCDWETHNKTGSGSGSGSGHDRRPLEGFSGCPSVSDLLSILGCEDLSKKGVLFGWGSEGGSEFIGSGRSNGSGDGFSEYLVWDTPSFVSLDDLIVSSGSNHNYQAMGVPPLPKNRNAAFGTYKDELLRQLRELAKSEPNVDNDQDMIKSTSEFQSPMVTTQDIRFKGRSSGFEHKLEPNVYSSYEANPFQWCPDSSETSGLEFYSDQLVGNNTEANCIVPDEKHNNVHKSSHTNANHEGQSHHTVVENAPAFPAVALRELNNQERETALTRYKEKKKCRRYDKHIRYESRKVRAESRTRIRGRFAKMDR, encoded by the exons atgcaaGATTCACCTCCGCCGGAAAACACCAACCACCGTGGCCGGAGCTGCGATTTCTGCAACAATTCGCCGGCAATTCTGTACTGCAGAGCTGATACAGCTAAGCTCTGTTTATCTTGTGATCGTGAAGTTCATTCAACTAATCCATTATTCACTAAACACACTAGATCATTACTTTGCGACGGTTGTGATTCGTCGCCGGCGTCGATTTTCTGTACCACCGACGCCGTCGTTCACTGCCAGAATTGTGACTGGGAAACCCATAACAAaaccgggtcgggttcgggcTCCGGGTCGGGTCATGACCGGAGACCGCTTGAAGGGTTTAGTGGGTGTCCTAGTGTCAGTGACTTGTTGTCAATTTTGGGGTGTGAGGATTTGAGTAAAAAAGGGGTTTTATTTGGTTGGGGTAGTGAGGGTGGGTCCGAGTTTATTGGGTCGGGTCGGTCAAACGGGTCGGGTGATGGGTTTTCGGAGTATCTTGTTTGGGATACTCCGAGTTTTGTTAGTCTTGATGATTTGATCGTTTCAAGTGGTTCAAATCATAATTATCAAGCTATGGGTGTTCCTCCTTTACCTAAG AACCGGAATGCTGCTTTTGGAACATATAAAGATGAACTTCTCCGCCAGCTTCGTGAATTAGCCAAGTCTGAACCAAATGTGGATAATGATCAAGACATGATTAAATCAACAAGTGAGTTTCAATCACCGATGGTAACCACACAAGACATCCGATTCAAAGGTAGGAGTTCAGGATTCGAACATAAGTTGGAGCCAAATGTATATTCTTCATATGAG GCGAATCCATTTCAATGGTGCCCTGATAGTTCTGAAACTAGCGGGCTGGAGTTTTATTCTGACCAATTGGTGGGAAATAACACAGAGGCAAACTGCATAGTTCCTGACGAAAAACATAATAATGTACATAAATCAAGCCACACCAATGCCAATCATGAAGGTCAGTCACATCACACTGTTGTTGAAAATGCACCAGCCTTTCCTGCTGTTGCTCTACGTGAACTTAACAACCAGGAGAGAGAGACGGCATTAACACGAtacaaagagaagaagaaatgtAGAAG GTACGATAAGCATATTAGGTACGAGTCACGAAAGGTGCGAGCTGAAAGCAGAACAAGGATTAGAGGACGTTTTGCCAAAATGGATCGATGA
- the LOC122606975 gene encoding E3 ubiquitin-protein ligase MIEL1-like isoform X3 translates to MAAENIRDSDTCPSFLDKTDPLDFGKLLRGCEHYRRRCKIRAPCCNQIFFCRHCHNDFTGALTDPKERHEVVRQDIKQVICDICSTEQEVAQICTNCGVKMGEYFCGICKFYDDDISKQQFHCDDCGICRVGGRENYFHCQKCGSCYDIKLLDNHACVENSMKHHCPICYEFLFDSIKSVSIMKCGHTMHVECADEMINQNQYRCPICSKSMGDMSATWRRIDEEIEASAMPVEYRYER, encoded by the exons atggcGGCGGAAAATATTAGGGATTCTGATACCTGTCCTTCATTTCTCGATAAAACTGATCCTCTTGATTTCGGCAAACTCCTTCGAGG GTGTGAACATTACCGAAGAAGATGCAAAATCCGTGCACCTTGTTGTAACCAGATATTTTTCTGCCGTCACTGTCATAATGACTTCACG GGTGCATTGACTGACCCTAAGGAACGTCATGAAGTTGTCCGTCAAGACATTAAACAA GTTATCTGTGATATTTGCAGTACTGAACAGGAG GTTGCTCAGATATGTACCAACTGCGGCGTGAAAATGGGGGAATACTTCTGTGGAATTTGCAAGTTTTACGACGATGAT atttcaaaGCAACAGTTCCATTGTGATGACTGTGGAATTTGTAG AGTTGGCGGTAGAGAGAATTACTTCCATTGCCAAAAGTGTG GATCATGCTATGATATAAAGTTGCTTGATAATCATGCATGTGTGGAGAATTCTATGAAACACCATTGCCCTATATGTTACGAG TTTCTTTTTGACTCAATAAAGAGCGTTTCAATTATGAAATGTGGACACACTATGCATGTGGAATGCGCGGATGAGATGATCAATCAGAATCA ATACCGTTGTCCTATTTGCTCAAAGTCGATGGGTGATATGTCCGCAACCTGGAGACGAATAGACGAGGAG ATTGAAGCTAGTGCCATGCCTGTAGAATACCGATATGAG CGGTAA
- the LOC122606975 gene encoding E3 ubiquitin-protein ligase MIEL1-like isoform X2, which produces MAAENIRDSDTCPSFLDKTDPLDFGKLLRGCEHYRRRCKIRAPCCNQIFFCRHCHNDFTGALTDPKERHEVVRQDIKQVICDICSTEQEVAQICTNCGVKMGEYFCGICKFYDDDISKQQFHCDDCGICRVGGRENYFHCQKCGSCYDIKLLDNHACVENSMKHHCPICYEFLFDSIKSVSIMKCGHTMHVECADEMINQNQYRCPICSKSMGDMSATWRRIDEEVSILCNDCNNTSKVPFHIFGHKCSHCNSYNTRRIGTTDS; this is translated from the exons atggcGGCGGAAAATATTAGGGATTCTGATACCTGTCCTTCATTTCTCGATAAAACTGATCCTCTTGATTTCGGCAAACTCCTTCGAGG GTGTGAACATTACCGAAGAAGATGCAAAATCCGTGCACCTTGTTGTAACCAGATATTTTTCTGCCGTCACTGTCATAATGACTTCACG GGTGCATTGACTGACCCTAAGGAACGTCATGAAGTTGTCCGTCAAGACATTAAACAA GTTATCTGTGATATTTGCAGTACTGAACAGGAG GTTGCTCAGATATGTACCAACTGCGGCGTGAAAATGGGGGAATACTTCTGTGGAATTTGCAAGTTTTACGACGATGAT atttcaaaGCAACAGTTCCATTGTGATGACTGTGGAATTTGTAG AGTTGGCGGTAGAGAGAATTACTTCCATTGCCAAAAGTGTG GATCATGCTATGATATAAAGTTGCTTGATAATCATGCATGTGTGGAGAATTCTATGAAACACCATTGCCCTATATGTTACGAG TTTCTTTTTGACTCAATAAAGAGCGTTTCAATTATGAAATGTGGACACACTATGCATGTGGAATGCGCGGATGAGATGATCAATCAGAATCA ATACCGTTGTCCTATTTGCTCAAAGTCGATGGGTGATATGTCCGCAACCTGGAGACGAATAGACGAGGAG GTTTCTATCTTGTGCAATGACTGTAACAATACTAGCAAAGTACCCTTTCACATTTTTGGTCACAAGTGCAGTCATTGCAACTCTTACAACACCCGGAGGATTGGAACAACTGACTCATAA
- the LOC122606975 gene encoding E3 ubiquitin-protein ligase MIEL1-like isoform X1: MAAENIRDSDTCPSFLDKTDPLDFGKLLRGCEHYRRRCKIRAPCCNQIFFCRHCHNDFTGALTDPKERHEVVRQDIKQVICDICSTEQEVAQICTNCGVKMGEYFCGICKFYDDDISKQQFHCDDCGICRVGGRENYFHCQKCGSCYDIKLLDNHACVENSMKHHCPICYEFLFDSIKSVSIMKCGHTMHVECADEMINQNQYRCPICSKSMGDMSATWRRIDEEIEASAMPVEYRYEVSILCNDCNNTSKVPFHIFGHKCSHCNSYNTRRIGTTDS, encoded by the exons atggcGGCGGAAAATATTAGGGATTCTGATACCTGTCCTTCATTTCTCGATAAAACTGATCCTCTTGATTTCGGCAAACTCCTTCGAGG GTGTGAACATTACCGAAGAAGATGCAAAATCCGTGCACCTTGTTGTAACCAGATATTTTTCTGCCGTCACTGTCATAATGACTTCACG GGTGCATTGACTGACCCTAAGGAACGTCATGAAGTTGTCCGTCAAGACATTAAACAA GTTATCTGTGATATTTGCAGTACTGAACAGGAG GTTGCTCAGATATGTACCAACTGCGGCGTGAAAATGGGGGAATACTTCTGTGGAATTTGCAAGTTTTACGACGATGAT atttcaaaGCAACAGTTCCATTGTGATGACTGTGGAATTTGTAG AGTTGGCGGTAGAGAGAATTACTTCCATTGCCAAAAGTGTG GATCATGCTATGATATAAAGTTGCTTGATAATCATGCATGTGTGGAGAATTCTATGAAACACCATTGCCCTATATGTTACGAG TTTCTTTTTGACTCAATAAAGAGCGTTTCAATTATGAAATGTGGACACACTATGCATGTGGAATGCGCGGATGAGATGATCAATCAGAATCA ATACCGTTGTCCTATTTGCTCAAAGTCGATGGGTGATATGTCCGCAACCTGGAGACGAATAGACGAGGAG ATTGAAGCTAGTGCCATGCCTGTAGAATACCGATATGAG GTTTCTATCTTGTGCAATGACTGTAACAATACTAGCAAAGTACCCTTTCACATTTTTGGTCACAAGTGCAGTCATTGCAACTCTTACAACACCCGGAGGATTGGAACAACTGACTCATAA
- the LOC122607834 gene encoding membrane-anchored ubiquitin-fold protein 3-like, whose translation MADGSEYIELKFRIYDGTDICHCSYVSSSTILSLKQKLVSEWPQGKSMVPKTSNDIKLIHLGKVLENNKTLSESGVRDGAFAGGVITMHVVIQPVIAKKNSAKKQDDTGKLNSCGCTIL comes from the exons aTGGCGGATGGCAGTGAGTATATTGAACTCAAATTCAGAATATACGATGGAACAGATATATGTCATTGCAGCTATGTGTCATCAAGTACTATACTTTCTCTTAAGCAAAAGCTTGTCTCTGAGTGGCCTCAAG GTAAATCTATGGTACCCAAAACTTCGAACGACATAAAGCTTATACATTTGGGTAAAGTTTTGGAGAACAATAAGACACTATCAGAATCCGGGGTACGTGATGGTGCCTTTGCAGGAGGAGTGATCACTATGCATGTTGTTATTCAACCCGTTATAGCCAAAAAGAACTCAG CCAAAAAACAAGATGATACAGGAAAATTGAATTCTTGTGGATGCACAATTCTATAG
- the LOC122606975 gene encoding E3 ubiquitin-protein ligase MIEL1-like isoform X4: protein MAAENIRDSDTCPSFLDKTDPLDFGKLLRGCEHYRRRCKIRAPCCNQIFFCRHCHNDFTGALTDPKERHEVVRQDIKQVICDICSTEQEVAQICTNCGVKMGEYFCGICKFYDDDISKQQFHCDDCGICRVGGRENYFHCQKCGSCYDIKLLDNHACVENSMKHHCPICYEFLFDSIKSVSIMKCGHTMHVECADEMINQNQYRCPICSKSMGDMSATWRRIDEER from the exons atggcGGCGGAAAATATTAGGGATTCTGATACCTGTCCTTCATTTCTCGATAAAACTGATCCTCTTGATTTCGGCAAACTCCTTCGAGG GTGTGAACATTACCGAAGAAGATGCAAAATCCGTGCACCTTGTTGTAACCAGATATTTTTCTGCCGTCACTGTCATAATGACTTCACG GGTGCATTGACTGACCCTAAGGAACGTCATGAAGTTGTCCGTCAAGACATTAAACAA GTTATCTGTGATATTTGCAGTACTGAACAGGAG GTTGCTCAGATATGTACCAACTGCGGCGTGAAAATGGGGGAATACTTCTGTGGAATTTGCAAGTTTTACGACGATGAT atttcaaaGCAACAGTTCCATTGTGATGACTGTGGAATTTGTAG AGTTGGCGGTAGAGAGAATTACTTCCATTGCCAAAAGTGTG GATCATGCTATGATATAAAGTTGCTTGATAATCATGCATGTGTGGAGAATTCTATGAAACACCATTGCCCTATATGTTACGAG TTTCTTTTTGACTCAATAAAGAGCGTTTCAATTATGAAATGTGGACACACTATGCATGTGGAATGCGCGGATGAGATGATCAATCAGAATCA ATACCGTTGTCCTATTTGCTCAAAGTCGATGGGTGATATGTCCGCAACCTGGAGACGAATAGACGAGGAG CGGTAA